One segment of Gemmatimonadota bacterium DNA contains the following:
- a CDS encoding response regulator produces MAAPGGRRGRGPDPHGRPAGGSPGLGAPARRPPAGAARRGAAGAGLHQPAGERHQVHPVGHPDRGVGGGAPGGGGRHDRGSRARHPGGRGGAHFREVPPRRGRRAGPGSGARAHDLPRHRPGARRPVVGGEPAGRRCGVPLHPADHRAGAAAHSRGSRGRRVNGPRPVVLLIEDEPQMRRFLRAALGTQDYELVEAPTAREGLAQAASRVPDLILLDLGLPDADGLDVTRQLREWSRTPVIVISARGQERDKVAALDAGADDYLTKPFGVEELLARMRVALRHAARGADGEGPVYEGGGLRVDLARRQVFRAGEEVHLTPNEYKLLATLVRHAGKVLTHRHLLKEVWGMNAINQTHYLRVYVTQLRHKLEADPTQPRLLLTEPGVGYRLRAAD; encoded by the coding sequence ATGGCAGCCCCTGGAGGACGCCGTGGGCGTGGCCCTGATCCGCATGGGCGACCGGCTGGCGGATCACCCGGTCTCGGTGCACCTGCCCGCCGACCTCCCGCTGGTGCCGCTCGACGCGGTGCTGCTGGAGCAGGTCTTCATCAACCTGCTGGAGAACGCCACCAAGTACACCCCGTCGGGCACCCCGATCGAGGTGTCGGCGGCGGCGCTCCCGGAGGCGGTGGTCGTCACGATCGCGGATCGCGGGCCCGGCATCCCGGCGGGCGAGGAGGAGCTCATTTTCGAGAAGTTCCGCCGCGGCGCGGACGCCGAGCCGGGCCAGGGAGTGGGGCTCGGGCTCACGATCTCCCGCGGCATCGTCCTGGCGCACGGCGGCCGGTTGTGGGCGGAGAACCGGCCGGAAGGCGGTGCGGCGTTCCGCTTCACCCTGCCGATCACCGGGCCGGCGCCGCAGCCCATTCCCGAGGAAGCCGAGGCCGGCGCGTGAACGGCCCGCGGCCCGTGGTGCTCCTCATCGAGGACGAGCCGCAGATGCGGCGCTTCCTCCGGGCCGCGCTCGGCACCCAGGACTATGAGCTGGTCGAGGCGCCCACGGCGCGGGAGGGGCTGGCGCAGGCGGCGAGCCGCGTGCCCGACCTCATCCTCCTCGACCTGGGGCTCCCCGATGCCGACGGCCTGGATGTCACGCGGCAGCTGCGGGAGTGGTCCCGGACGCCGGTCATCGTCATCTCGGCCCGGGGCCAGGAGCGCGACAAGGTCGCGGCCCTCGACGCCGGGGCCGACGACTACCTCACCAAGCCATTCGGGGTGGAGGAGCTGCTGGCGCGGATGCGGGTGGCGCTGCGGCATGCGGCGCGCGGGGCCGATGGCGAAGGGCCGGTCTACGAGGGCGGGGGGCTGCGGGTGGACCTCGCCCGGCGCCAGGTGTTCCGCGCCGGGGAGGAGGTGCACCTGACGCCCAACGAGTACAAGCTGCTGGCCACCCTGGTGCGGCACGCGGGCAAGGTGCTGACCCACCGGCACCTGCTCAAGGAGGTCTGGGGGATGAACGCCATCAACCAGACGCACTACCTGCGGGTGTACGTCACCCAGCTGCGCCACAAGCTCGAGGCCGACCCCACGCAGCCCCGCCTGCTGCTCACCGAACCGGGCGTCGGCTACCGGCTGCGCGCCGCGGACTGA
- a CDS encoding bifunctional homocysteine S-methyltransferase/methylenetetrahydrofolate reductase — MGTLLYSRGIFLNVCYDELVLKQPDLIRDIHREYVRAGAELLETNTFGANPVKLAQYGLAGDTERINQAAASLARDAAGSRASVLGAIGPLGVRIEPFGEMGVAEARDAFSRQVDGLLAGGVDGFIIETFSDVEEVRAAFEAIRSRSDLPVVAQMTVGTDGKTYYGTEPATFGPWLEAMGADVVGVNCSVGPHGVLEVIEQLARVVRVPLSAQPNAGLPREVGDRKIYMASPEYMAEYARRIVEAGARFVGGCCGTTPEHIKAMIGFVKSVAPRHVAQFAAQPARVEPQTPVPLAERSAFGAKLARGAFITTVEIVPPKGVDPAPMFEQVRELKAAGVDAVNVPDGPRAQSRMGALLSGLLIQREIGLEAVVHYACRDRNLLGMLSDLLGAAASGVRNLLIVTGDPPKMGPYPDATAVFDIDSIGLANLVSRLNRGLDPGGNALGGTTRFVIGVGVNPAAVDQERELKRFAWKVEAGAEYAMTQPVFDLEQLDRFLERVAPYQVPIIAGLWPLVSLRNAEFLANEVPGVTVPPVILDRMRVASARGKDAALAEGILIAREMLAAIRTRVRGVQVAAPMGRASVALQVIAP; from the coding sequence ATGGGCACCCTGCTCTACAGCCGGGGCATCTTCCTCAACGTCTGCTACGACGAGCTGGTGCTCAAGCAGCCGGACCTCATCCGCGACATCCACCGCGAGTACGTCCGGGCCGGCGCGGAGCTGCTGGAGACCAATACCTTCGGCGCCAACCCGGTGAAGCTGGCCCAGTACGGCCTGGCGGGGGACACCGAGCGGATCAACCAGGCCGCCGCGAGCCTGGCCCGGGACGCCGCCGGGAGCCGCGCCTCGGTGCTGGGCGCCATCGGGCCCCTCGGGGTCCGGATCGAGCCGTTCGGCGAGATGGGCGTGGCCGAGGCGCGCGACGCCTTCAGCCGCCAGGTGGACGGGCTGCTGGCGGGGGGCGTCGATGGCTTCATCATCGAGACCTTCAGCGACGTGGAGGAGGTGCGCGCCGCGTTCGAGGCCATCCGCTCCCGCTCCGACCTGCCGGTGGTGGCGCAGATGACCGTCGGCACCGACGGCAAGACCTACTACGGCACCGAGCCGGCCACCTTCGGGCCGTGGCTGGAGGCGATGGGCGCCGACGTGGTGGGGGTGAACTGCTCGGTGGGGCCGCACGGCGTGCTCGAGGTGATCGAGCAGCTGGCGCGGGTAGTGCGCGTTCCGCTGTCGGCGCAGCCCAACGCCGGCCTCCCGCGGGAGGTGGGCGACCGCAAGATCTACATGGCGAGCCCCGAGTACATGGCGGAGTACGCCCGCCGCATCGTGGAAGCGGGGGCGCGCTTCGTGGGCGGCTGCTGCGGCACCACCCCCGAGCACATCAAGGCGATGATCGGCTTCGTGAAGAGCGTGGCGCCACGGCACGTGGCCCAGTTCGCCGCGCAGCCGGCCCGGGTGGAGCCGCAGACGCCGGTGCCGCTGGCGGAGCGCTCGGCCTTCGGGGCCAAGCTCGCCCGGGGCGCGTTCATCACCACCGTGGAGATCGTGCCGCCCAAGGGGGTGGATCCGGCCCCGATGTTCGAGCAGGTGCGCGAACTCAAGGCCGCAGGCGTGGACGCGGTGAACGTCCCCGACGGGCCGCGGGCCCAGAGCCGGATGGGGGCGCTGCTCTCGGGGCTGCTGATCCAGCGCGAGATCGGCCTCGAGGCGGTGGTGCACTACGCCTGCCGCGACCGCAACCTCCTGGGCATGCTCTCCGACCTGCTCGGCGCCGCGGCCAGCGGGGTCCGCAACCTGCTGATCGTCACCGGCGACCCGCCGAAGATGGGCCCCTATCCCGATGCGACCGCCGTCTTCGACATCGACAGCATCGGCCTGGCCAACCTGGTGAGCCGGCTCAATCGCGGCCTCGACCCCGGCGGCAACGCGCTCGGGGGCACCACGCGGTTCGTGATCGGGGTCGGCGTGAATCCGGCGGCGGTGGACCAGGAACGCGAGCTCAAGCGCTTTGCGTGGAAGGTCGAGGCGGGGGCCGAATACGCCATGACCCAGCCGGTGTTCGACCTGGAGCAGCTGGACCGGTTCCTGGAGCGGGTGGCCCCGTACCAGGTCCCGATCATCGCGGGCCTCTGGCCCCTGGTATCCCTCCGGAACGCGGAGTTCCTCGCCAACGAGGTGCCCGGGGTGACGGTGCCCCCGGTGATCCTCGACCGGATGCGGGTGGCGTCCGCGCGCGGCAAGGACGCGGCGCTGGCGGAGGGGATCCTGATTGCGCGGGAGATGCTCGCGGCCATCCGCACCCGGGTGCGCGGGGTGCAGGTGGCGGCGCCGATGGGGCGGGCGAGCGTGGCGCTGCAGGTGATCGCGCCGTAG
- the metH gene encoding methionine synthase — protein sequence MHRLPALLGERILVLDGAMGTMIQREGLAEADYRGERFRDWPRDLRGNNDLLSLTRPAVIRDIHAAYLEAGADIIETNTFNATSVSMADYGMEALVPELNRAAAALARAVADAYEARTPGRPRYVAGILGPTSKTASISPDVNDPAARNVTFPELVRAYGEAARALLDGGADLLMIETIFDTLNAKAAIVAVEETFAALGFRVPVMISGTITDQSGRTLSGQTVEAFWNSVAHARPLSVGLNCALGARQLRQYVQDLSRVAPVCISAHPNAGLPNAFGGYDESAAAMAEVIREFATSGLVNVVGGCCGTTPEHIAAIATAVAGLAPRAPAHLPPRCRLAGLEPLVIGPETNFVNVGERTNVTGSRRFARLILEGQYEAALEVARQQVESGAQVIDINMDEGMLDAEAAMTRFLRLLASEPDISRVPVMLDSSRWSVLEAGLQNLQGKGIVNSISLKEGEAAFLAQAELVRRYGAAVVVMAFDEQGQADTVERKVAITRRAVGLLTARVGFAPEDIVVDPNIFAIATGIEEHNGYAVAYLEATRQIKAALPHVLVSGGVSNISFSFRGNDHVREAIHSVFLYHAIRAGMDMGIVNPGQLAIYDDIEPELLARVEDVVLNRRPDGTERLLEIAERYRATGEKRPEAVALAWRELPVEERLAHALVEGIDAFILEDTEAARQRAARPIEVIEGPLMRGMNVVGDLFGSGKMFLPQVVKSARVMKKAVAHLIPYIEAEKAANADTRARGKVVLATVKGDVHDIGKNIVGVVLQCNNYEVVDLGVMVPCAKILETARATGADVIGLSGLITPSLEEMSMVAAELDREGFTLPLLIGGATTSRIHTAVKIAPRYRGPVVHVLDASRAVGVTSSLLSDTLRVDFERQVREEYAALREERKDQDGGDRRITLAEARANGLTLASPAPAPRPAFLGLRTFAPYPLEELVERIDWTPFFQAWELVGHYPAILDDPAVGKTARSLYDDARRLLDRIVRERRLEARGVVGFFPAAREGDDIHVLPPEGGPDAAPLATLHTLRQQTRRAAGRPNLALADFVAPSGDVLGLFAATAGHGLDGLVAEAEAAHDDYTAILAKALADRLAEAFAERLHERVRRELWGYARDEALDNRALIREQYQGIRPAPGYPACPDHTEKQTLFRLLEAEARTGMVLTESCAMLPAASVSGYYFWRPEAQYFGVGRVGRDQVEDYARRKGMTVAETERWLAPNLGYER from the coding sequence GCTCGGGGAACGCATCCTGGTGCTGGACGGGGCCATGGGCACGATGATCCAGCGCGAGGGGCTCGCGGAGGCCGATTACCGCGGCGAGCGCTTCCGCGACTGGCCCCGTGACCTCCGGGGCAATAACGACCTGCTGAGCCTCACGCGGCCGGCGGTGATCCGTGACATCCACGCCGCCTACCTCGAGGCCGGCGCAGACATCATCGAGACCAACACCTTCAACGCCACCAGCGTTTCCATGGCCGACTACGGCATGGAGGCGCTGGTGCCGGAGCTCAACCGGGCCGCGGCGGCCCTGGCGCGCGCGGTAGCCGACGCGTACGAGGCGCGGACGCCGGGGCGCCCGCGATACGTGGCGGGCATCCTCGGTCCCACGAGCAAGACGGCGTCGATCTCCCCCGACGTCAACGACCCCGCGGCCCGGAACGTGACCTTTCCCGAGCTGGTCCGGGCCTACGGCGAGGCGGCGCGGGCCCTGCTCGACGGCGGCGCCGACCTGCTGATGATCGAGACCATCTTCGACACGCTCAACGCCAAGGCGGCGATCGTGGCGGTCGAGGAGACCTTCGCCGCACTCGGGTTCCGGGTGCCGGTGATGATCTCGGGCACGATCACCGACCAGAGCGGCCGGACGCTCTCGGGCCAGACCGTCGAGGCCTTCTGGAACTCGGTGGCGCACGCGCGGCCGCTCAGCGTGGGGCTCAACTGCGCGCTGGGCGCGCGGCAGCTGCGGCAGTACGTACAGGACCTCTCCCGGGTGGCGCCGGTCTGCATCAGCGCGCACCCGAATGCCGGGCTGCCCAACGCGTTCGGCGGCTACGACGAGTCGGCCGCGGCGATGGCGGAGGTGATCCGGGAGTTCGCCACGAGCGGACTGGTCAACGTGGTGGGCGGCTGTTGCGGCACCACGCCGGAGCACATCGCGGCGATCGCGACGGCGGTGGCCGGGCTGGCGCCGCGCGCGCCCGCGCACCTCCCGCCCCGGTGCCGGCTGGCGGGGCTCGAGCCGCTGGTGATCGGTCCCGAGACCAACTTCGTGAACGTGGGCGAGCGGACCAACGTGACCGGCTCGCGGCGGTTCGCCCGGCTGATCCTCGAGGGGCAGTACGAGGCGGCGCTCGAGGTGGCCCGGCAGCAGGTGGAGAGCGGCGCCCAGGTCATCGACATCAACATGGACGAGGGGATGCTGGACGCCGAGGCGGCGATGACCCGCTTCCTGCGGCTGCTGGCGTCGGAGCCGGACATCTCCCGGGTGCCGGTGATGCTCGACAGCTCCCGGTGGTCGGTGCTCGAGGCGGGGCTGCAGAACCTGCAGGGCAAGGGCATCGTCAACTCGATCAGCCTCAAGGAGGGGGAGGCGGCGTTCCTGGCCCAGGCCGAGCTGGTGCGGCGCTACGGCGCGGCGGTGGTGGTGATGGCCTTCGACGAGCAGGGCCAGGCCGACACGGTGGAGCGGAAGGTGGCGATCACCCGTCGGGCGGTGGGACTGCTGACGGCGCGGGTGGGGTTCGCGCCGGAAGACATCGTCGTGGACCCGAACATCTTCGCGATCGCCACGGGCATCGAGGAGCACAACGGGTACGCGGTGGCCTACCTCGAGGCCACCCGCCAGATCAAGGCGGCGCTGCCCCACGTCCTGGTGAGCGGCGGGGTATCGAACATCTCGTTCTCGTTCCGGGGCAATGACCACGTCCGCGAGGCCATCCACTCGGTGTTCCTGTACCACGCCATCCGTGCCGGGATGGACATGGGCATCGTGAACCCGGGCCAGCTGGCGATCTACGACGACATCGAGCCGGAGCTGCTGGCGCGGGTGGAGGACGTGGTGCTCAATCGGCGGCCGGACGGCACCGAGCGGCTGCTGGAGATCGCGGAACGGTACCGGGCCACCGGCGAGAAGCGCCCCGAGGCGGTGGCGCTGGCCTGGCGCGAGCTCCCGGTGGAGGAGCGCCTGGCCCACGCGCTGGTGGAGGGCATCGACGCCTTCATCCTGGAGGACACGGAAGCCGCGCGGCAGCGGGCGGCCCGGCCCATCGAGGTGATCGAGGGGCCGCTCATGCGGGGCATGAACGTGGTGGGCGACCTCTTCGGCAGCGGGAAGATGTTCCTGCCGCAGGTGGTGAAGAGCGCGCGGGTCATGAAGAAGGCGGTGGCGCACCTCATTCCCTACATCGAGGCGGAGAAGGCGGCCAACGCCGACACCCGGGCCCGGGGCAAGGTGGTGCTGGCCACGGTGAAGGGCGACGTGCACGACATCGGCAAGAACATCGTGGGCGTGGTGCTGCAGTGCAACAACTACGAGGTGGTGGACCTCGGCGTGATGGTGCCGTGCGCGAAGATCCTCGAGACGGCCCGGGCCACGGGCGCGGACGTGATCGGGCTCTCGGGGCTCATCACGCCCTCGCTCGAGGAGATGAGCATGGTCGCGGCGGAGCTGGACCGCGAGGGGTTCACCCTGCCGCTGCTCATCGGCGGGGCCACCACCTCGCGGATCCACACCGCGGTGAAGATCGCGCCGCGCTACCGGGGCCCGGTGGTCCACGTGCTCGACGCCTCGCGCGCGGTCGGCGTGACCAGCAGCCTGCTGAGTGACACCCTGCGGGTGGACTTCGAGCGGCAGGTGCGGGAGGAGTACGCCGCGCTCCGCGAGGAGCGGAAGGACCAGGACGGCGGCGACCGCCGCATCACGCTCGCGGAGGCACGCGCCAACGGGCTCACGCTGGCCAGCCCGGCGCCGGCGCCCCGCCCGGCGTTCCTGGGGCTGCGCACCTTCGCGCCCTATCCGCTGGAGGAGCTGGTGGAGCGGATCGACTGGACGCCGTTCTTCCAGGCCTGGGAGCTGGTGGGCCACTATCCGGCCATCCTGGACGACCCGGCGGTGGGCAAGACCGCGCGGTCGCTGTACGACGACGCGCGCCGCCTGCTCGACCGGATCGTGCGGGAGCGGCGGCTCGAGGCGCGCGGGGTGGTGGGATTCTTCCCCGCGGCGCGCGAGGGTGACGACATCCACGTGCTGCCCCCGGAGGGCGGCCCTGATGCGGCGCCGCTCGCCACGCTCCACACGCTGCGGCAGCAGACCCGGCGCGCGGCGGGCCGGCCCAACCTGGCCCTGGCCGACTTCGTGGCGCCCTCCGGCGACGTCCTCGGGCTGTTCGCGGCGACCGCCGGGCACGGGCTCGACGGCCTGGTGGCGGAAGCCGAGGCGGCGCACGACGACTACACCGCGATCCTGGCCAAGGCCCTGGCCGACCGGCTGGCGGAGGCGTTCGCCGAGCGGCTGCACGAGCGGGTGCGGCGGGAGCTCTGGGGGTACGCCCGGGACGAGGCGCTCGACAACCGCGCCCTCATCCGGGAGCAGTACCAGGGGATCCGCCCGGCGCCGGGCTACCCCGCGTGCCCCGACCACACCGAGAAGCAGACGCTCTTCCGCCTGCTCGAGGCCGAGGCGCGCACCGGGATGGTGCTGACGGAGAGCTGCGCCATGCTGCCGGCGGCCTCGGTGAGCGGGTACTACTTCTGGCGCCCCGAGGCGCAGTACTTCGGGGTGGGCCGGGTGGGCCGCGACCAGGTCGAGGATTACGCGCGCCGTAAGGGCATGACCGTGGCGGAGACCGAACGCTGGCTGGCACCGAACCTGGGGTACGAGCGGTGA